The window CTTAGCATACCCCAGTTATATATCAGGGATCTGTCTCACAAGATGGGTTGTTTAAACTGTCAGTTCGGACGCGATTTGTGACCGACCATTTTACATCTTTGCTCCCCGTCTTGCATAATTAGTAAGGATTAATGTGCAGCTATGAATGACTCGTCATTGTGCCGCGAAATAGTTTTAATCCAACACACTCGCAAATTAAATCAAGCTCTAGATTTATCTATATAAGCCGCGCGATTTATGATCGTgtgccataaaaatatttccagatattaaaaaaatgtggcTGTATTCTTGAAATGTCATTTTGACAGATCTCCTGTCAAACTAAAGCGATTTGGTGTGTAGTGAAAAGTTTCCGAGAGGATTGCCAAGATCACATTATGAACTTTTGTCTCTTACCTATTTTTAATGCACCGTGTTTCCGCTCTCGCGATGCCAAACGTTTTTACTGCAAAACTGTCAGATTATTTGAGGTGTGCTTATTCCTGGAAGTTGTGACTAAGGTCGTTCATGTCACATTATATTTTCCCCGCGTCATTACAACGATCGTTTGCTCCATAAGACGTGATAAACATGGGATTGCTTCTATATGACGGTGTTCAGGTTTCAATCGTCAGTTACTAAAATCGTGGCCGCTGTACCGTGACAATGTTTTGTAAGCGGTAGAATTTCCACAAATCTTCTATAGTTATGGGGTATAGAGTTGCCAtcgatctttttttttcaattttcacgCAACAAAAGCCCTCTCTGGTTAGCGCGTGTTTGCGTGCCGCGGCGCAATCAATCGCCGCTACAATCAATAAAACAACTGTGCGAAATCAATGCATTAATACCTGCCATTATTGCGGTACACGTGAAAAATCGTTAGTTTTGTCACGgcatgttgttttttgtttcatatcaTTTATACAGAACACACGCTGCCCACTTTTGAAGATGGcggcaaattatttaaattagcttcCATTATTTGATCATCAATCGCGTATGTTTAAAATTCGAACAGCATTAAATTTGTCATCAATCATTCAGAACAATGGGATTGAGACGTATTTTTAGACAACCAAGttcaatgaaacaaaattttacttcATATTGAAAAAACTTGCTatatacctaaaataatatCTGTAAACAAAGACACGGCACAGAccttaaaatcaattaaaaacggCACATGAAGCGGCAGACGCGATCGGCACTAACCGCGTTACTCCGCCTGTAGTTAACGAAAATTCGGTTATTTCGTTAAAAAACTTCGCTACGCTATCGTTAAAAGTTATACAGATAAGCTCCGGGGAGACGCCAGGGTGTGCAGTCTGCAGTTTTTGTGCTGTCATCTCACTGTACACAGCAAATGGGATGAGAGAGGTACCTAGCTACGTCTGTCTAGGTTTGTGCTGAAAACTACTGAACTAGACGCACGGAGACCGCGCCGACTGGAAACTTTCAGCTGCGCGTCACAATTTGTGACGGGAAAGCTTTTAAGATAACATCGGAGACCTTTTTATGCAATCGAATAGGCTGATATGGAAATCGCGGCCATAAAGTATGATAAGAAAACGACCTTCTGATTTATGGTAttctttattgtctttggagCTGAATTTCATTTGGTACTCTGCTTTCATGTTGTGACTATGGCAAGCAGTGTACTGTCTCGTCTACCTATAGCCCCGTCCCTCGGCGTAGCTGGCAAAATTGATTATTGAATCTAGTTACAAACTAGAGTGTACCGAGCTTTTTACTCGCCGGGGAATATGAGCTAGCACcggcgttttattttatacaccCACGTAAATATGTAAACACTAGAGCTTCACGATTCAAGACATTAATACATAGTCTGCTATAAACACTGTTATAAATAATCCGAGGAATTTATCAGTGATGAACACAAAGGAAAATTCTAGGTACAGAAAGTATGTATAGTCGTATAGAAAAGAGCAGTATATATTAAGCAGCTAAAATTACGACTGTTGACAAAACGCAGGGGTCATTCAAACGAATTGatctataaaaatgatttaaatactCAGCGCTGTTATTTCTTcctaaactaataatattttaaaattttactacaGAGAGgtaaatcatattaatattcCAGTATGTTGGCGTACGACACATTTTactactttataataaaaacgagCCCTCAACTACAACTATAATAGTTATAACGAAAGCGTGTCATTTACGCGCTTGTGTCGTCATCCGCTCTGTTTAACTGTCAGCCAATCAAATGCACGCAATTTGTAATTCGGTAATTTTCGGCTCAATCAACGAACGTGATTTCCCATTACGCTGAACCGCGCTCACCGAAATGTAAGCGGGTCGCATGTTTGTACTTCGTACACTGGTGTAGGTACCCACAAAGCCTCTTAAACATCCTTGTTAGATTTCTCGGGCGTCCCGCTCACATACAAATCATTCCTAGAATTGTCTAACTCGTCCTTATCTTAATTTCATGAGCTCGCTTCCTCGGCACGTACCGTGTGTGTGGCTCTCGTCAAATGCACAGGACCATTCTGTTTCTCTCTCGTGTGGAATCAATTGTGGTCGGTGCCCCCGTCGCGGCAGATTGCCATCTAGCACGCGATCCCGATCACCCGACCCTACGCACGCGACGTCGAACAAAAGAAACTTACCAATCGAAAATTATATCATTCCACAGTTTTACCTCTTCATTTTCGATGTTATCGCGTTCTACGCAGCGCCAGATTTATTATGTGTCGTTATCGAACATTCCGAGGTTTGGGGGCGCCATATTCTAATACCTCCCGGCGCATGCGATACCATTTCTATGTTGCACCACTTAGCACCTAATTTTAACTCAGATGCCCGCTTATGCAACTATTTCTTTTGCATATAATTAACAATTCAAATGCGGTATTTTTTTTCGTGCTCTGCAACACTTTCGAGCGGCCCTGACGTCCGCCGCCGACGACGACTCGAATGCAAATGAGCATCGATCGCCCGCGTGACGTATAGAGCGCGCACTTCTCACCCCTTTCTTGCGACTACCCGCCAACTTGATTTACAATCCCGGATACGAGTTCCCCGTTCGAATCCAACCTATACGGTTAAATTACGAACGTTACTTTTTTCACTATGTCACAGTGACACTATAATTTAGGGCACCGCCCCTTTACTTTCCAAAGCCTTTGAATATTCATACGACTATAGCAATCAATAACGGCcacaaagaaaatagttttcgcGTGCACGCACGCGATATAATGTCgcataaacaaataatttcttcgtttttattgttatccttgaattatattattgccACTCGAATTTACACGGCGCCTTTCCCGCCATCGGTCAGAAGCGATCAAACGGCGACCgataaattttaaacttccGTGACTGGACGACGTTAATTGAGCGCGcgttttttaaaaatatccatCAAAAATGCACATCTTAATGGCCCACAATAAAAACTGATATCGTTACATTCTTTATAGTCTACGAGATAAGAAAGGCGAACGAAACtagatcaataaaaatgtaagtttgtaatatttagGTGAAGCAGTGGCCTGCGGGCCCGAGCGCACCGCCATGTTGACGACTTTGACGTGTGGCCATACAAGATGGCGCGACCCGAGTTGCGTCACTTCTCTGTGGAAATAACCTCagttttttgacaatatttcgAAGCACGTCGCAGTAATTGCCCGCGAGCCGTTTACAGAATAACAAAATGTCTGCAACAAGATCAAAGGCATTAATAGACGTGTGTTGAAATTTATCGACGGCCTGTATGTCGaaggatgaatacatacatacaaatcgCGTCGATTCTTTCGTCTGCGATGTAATATTATCTGCTATATTTGCGAGGCGTTTTATTAAAAGCgcgtgtattttttatagttttttgtatttacgtCCGTCCGTTTACCTAGCCAGTACATTAAATTACACAGTTCATAAAAGATATCTGCGTGCCTCACATTCTGATTCGCTACGATATGTCAAGCGGTTCTGAacttacaaaagaaaaaccgCGAAGCCCGCCGCGAGGCGAGCCTCGGCTtggaaataaactaaataatcaGCCGACGACGGCGGACGGGACACGCGTCACATTCTAATTAGGTGTGTTTTGATCGGTACTTATTGACATAACGGGCGTTTTTACAATACTAaacttaaattttgaatatgactGTGTGGCATATACAATCAATGTCGTATAAATACGATATTACCTCATTCGCGAGTACACACGCCTCACGCACGCTGCTGATCACTGAATACATTTATACCATTGCTTGAAAACTTGTCGCACCTCGTTTGTTCGAATTACAAATGCGACAGATCATGAGATCCGATTTAAAATTGGAACGTTACCGTGATTATTACAAATTCGTGTTGCCGTacttagaattatatttaagtaccaATTTACCCcaacattaagaaaataattaatttctatacGAGTCACGTATATAGAGTTATTGTCTAACATTATGGACACACGAGATCATAAtctggaatatatttttaaatatttgtatcacgTTCGCTCAGTCATAAGTCGTTAAGTTCGTGAACGGttggtttcacaaaaaaatattgtctataGAAGGACATAACTGCGTTTATTGTGTCTTATAGAACGTGAGAATCACCAGAAAGTGACAACGACAAATGAAATTTTCGAAAGtgaaaacaataaagtattttagaatagaaaaaagtattataattctagtgaaagtttaaataaggcGTTTCAACTGgcaacattatttatgtattgctttttttttacttcgagATAGTAATTTATTCTTCTGGTAACACTTATTTATCTCGGTAGAATGATAGTACGTAACTGTCGGCTATTAATACGAATACAATATAAGTTTAATGGCTCCCACAAGACGTACAAACAGTGTGACACTGAGAtcttaattcattttaaactctcaataaataaaatacacttaacGTTCCAATAAAAAGCCGAAGCGAGTTTTCGAAGAAAAACAATTGCACCGCAGAGCATTATGCTTTTTATTGTCAAATAATTAGGGATGAACTCGGCGCAACAACAGACCGATCTAAAATAAACGAAATGCAAATACTTGTGCTGTGAGGAAATTAGCGTACATATTGTcggtttcaaaataaaatttaaggacGCAATTAAGTCTTTGTGATCCTTGAAAATTAATACGTCAACTCACAAACGATCCGTTTTTGGAGTCGTTAAAATACCGCAAAGCAAATAACATTATCGTTTTTCTTTAAACACTTGACGGATGTGGCCGATTTTTAAGTTGTATCTTAATACAATACGTAGACTGGCACACAATAACACTAGGTATATTTACCTAATGAGATGGCGtccaattattattatgttcataagataaaataaacgaGGGCGCCGCGCTAACATCGCGCGGATTTAACACCAAAAATTCTTTGAACTCGAAATATACGGTAACAAATATTACCCGCAAGAGATCGCAGTATCCGAACATTATGCTCGCACTTTAATTCTATAATCATCTCGGCGAACGTCTAAAACTAATTACGCGAGTTAATTAAACTAATTCCAAGCGTACATCACCATCTAAATAGTCTCGTTTCATTGTGAAGCGGAGACAATATGTTGACAGGATGAATGACCACAGTATGGCGGGCGGGTTTCACGCGTAACTTCACTTGTTTATGAGTGCGCCGGCGCAGTTTTAGGATTACTGGACTTAGGCGATGAGTGCTCGTTTCCATTCAGCGATTATCTTTTAAGCGCTATGCATCGCTTTATAGTTTAAATGAAGCGCCTAATTTCAATTGTACCAAATATAACTTGCGTATTTATTACTTGGCAGCAGTTAAAGCTACTAACACGGATGTGTGCCGCCCTGCGCGTGTGTGCGCACGGAACAATTTAGCGGCAATTAAAATTGTTCGTGTGCGGATTCGAATGCAAAACGATGGCCATATATTatgcaaaaatacatttgttttcagggaataattaacatcacttgcattatatgtatattttctgGCCTCATTTCATGATCACCAAAAGGCTGAAATAAGTTACGACCTATTCTTATTTAGATGACAATATATTAACagtgtatttgttttgtttgtagttgGGACCAAGGATGGCACGGGCTCGGTGTACGGCCGGCCAGAAGGCGAGGGTGACGATAGGCTCGCGCACGCCATCATGAACGAGGCGCATCTCATGAAGACGCCCATCGGACCGCCCAACAACGACGACTCCAGGAGCTGCGAGGACTCCAGCTCGCCCAGGACTCAGTGCCCTTCACCGTTCTCCAATAAGGTAGGATATCAGACGCATACTTCTATGTTCTCAGTGACAAATAAAGGGAGTATTTTGTTGTACTTGATTTATTGAAGCAACTGTTTTGTTGTACTGTCGCatgtattcattaaaaatattatgtaattttctaGGAATCAAGTCAAAATAGAAGACTTAAGAAGTACGAGAACGATGACATTCCTCAAGAGAAAGTGGCCCGCATATACCAGGAGGAACTTGCCAAAATCATGACGCGAAGAGTGGAGGACATCCGCCGAGAGGGATTCCCTGGGTAAGCTTTACAATTCAATCATAATTATAGTCTAAATATTACAAAACGtgtattttaactaaaaattaaacGAGAACAGCACATCTAAAACTAACGTATAGCATGTTTCCTCCTTTTTTCAGCGGTGGCATGCCACCACATATGGAGAGACCTCCAGAAGATATCCGCATGGCACTGGAAGCGTACCACAGAGAACTTGCCAAAATCCAGCCGGCTGGCAACATTCCCAACCTGCACAACTTGCCAGGAATGCCGCCATTCCCCAACCTGCTCGCGTTGCAGCAGCAAGCTATGCAGCAAGCTCAGAACCAGCAGATGAACGGCTCCGGAGCGGTCCAAGACCTCTCCCTGCCTAAAGATAAAAACGCCAAAATGAATGGAATGACTGATAGTGATAAGGAAAGGGCAATGGATGCCGAAGAGGCTATTAGACACGCGGGAAGCGCATTCTCGCTCGTAAGGCCCAAACTAGAGCCGGGACAGCAATCGACAGGATCGTCCGCGTCCAGTCCCCTAGGGAACGCGATACTACCGCCAGCAATCACTCCCAATGAGGACTTCAGTAGCTCAGCTGCTGCGAGCCCATTGCAAAGGATGGCGTCGATCACGAATAGTCTCATATCCCAGCCGTCAAACCCCCCTCATCACCCGCCGGTGCAGAGGTCCATGAAAGCAGTTCTTCCACCAATCACACAGCAACAATTTGATCTCTTTAATAACTTGAACACAGAAGATATTGTAAGGAGAGTTAAAGAGGCTCTAAGCCAATATTCGATTAGCCAAAGACTATTCGGTGAATCTGTTCTCGGTCTATCGCAAGGGTCTGTGAGTGATTTGCTCGCGAGACCGAAGCCGTGGCACATGCTGACGCAGAAGGGCCGCGAGCCATTCATCCGCATGAAGATGTTCCTCGAGGATGATAATGCTGTGCACAAACTGGTTGCGTCACAATACAAAATTGCACCGGAGAAACTGATGCGAACCGGAAACTACAGCGGAGCACCTCGTAAGTATCTTATCTTTCTAATAAACCATTCATTTAGTGTTGCCGTCGTTTGAATAGTGGATTAATAGGCTTTTCCTATTTTTGTCTTTACAGCTTGTCCGCCAAACATGAACAAACCGATGCCGCCAACACAAAAGATGATCTCCGATGCGACTTCCTTGCTGAGCAAAATGCAGCAGGAGCAGTTGCTGGGCCCGGGCCACCTCGGTCACCTGGGCCAGCCTACGCCGCTACTGCTGACGCCCCCCGGCTTCCCACCACACCACGCCGTCACGCTGCCGCCGCAGCACCATGACAATAACAACAAGGAGAGGAAGCCGCCACCACCACCACAGCCGCACCACCAACCCCCAGTCATGCGTAATCTACACCAACATATATCACCGAGCGTTTACGAAATGGCCGCCCTCACCCAAGATTTAGACACTCAAACCATTACGACCAAAATCAAGGAAGCGCTTCTAGCAAATAATATTGGGCAGAAAATCTTCGGTGAAGCTGTACTCGGCCTCTCACAGGGTTCTGTTAGCGAATTGCTTTCGAAACCGAAACCCTGGCACATGCTCAGCATCAAGGGTAGAGAACCATTCATTCGTATGCAGCTGTGGTTGAGCGATGCCCACAACATTGATCGCCTGCAAGCTCTGAAAAATGAGAGACGAGAAGCGAGCAAGCGCCGACGATCAAGTGGCCCCGGACAGGATAACTCCTCAGATACATCATCAAATGATACTTCAGAGTTCTATCACTCCAGCTCGCCAGGCCCCACTGCGGGCGCACCTTGTGCCAAGAAGCAGCGGGTACTGTTTTCTGAAGAACAAAAGGAGGCGCTAAGATTAGCATTCGCACTCGATCCTTACCCAAACATGCCAACCATAGAATTTCTTGCCGCGGAGTTGGGTCTATCGTCCCGAACCATCACTAACTGGTTCCACAACCACCGCATGCGCCTAAAACAGCAGGCGCCGCACGGTCTGCCGGCCGAGCCTCCCGCCAGGGACCAGAGCTCCGCGCCTTTCGACCCTGTCCAATTCCGTCTCCTTCTCAACCAGAGACTACTGGAACTACAAAAGGAAAGAATGGGTCTCGCCGGCGTACCTCTGCCGTACCCGCCGTACTTCGCTGCCAACTCTAATTTGGCTGCACTAATAAGTCGAGGCCTCATACCACCTGAAGACCAGGTAAAGGATCAGTCCGGTGGCCTTGACTTGTCAATGCCTTTAAAACGAGAGCCTGACGGTGATGACTTTGAAGACGACGACGTCGAGAGCAATCTTGGCTCCGAGGATTCCCTGGACGACGAATCTAAGACTGAGCCGAAGGCGGCGTCGACGCCGGCTGGCCGCTCCAGCAGACGGAAGCCCGCGGCGCCGCAGTGGGTCAACCCCGACTGGCAGGATGAGAAGCCACGCAACCCTGATGAAGTGATAATCAACGGGGTCTGTGTAATGCGGAGCGACGACTTCCGGAGAGAGTCGGAGGAGACCGTGCGAGTGGAGCCCTCCCCGGTCCCGCGCGAGGGCTCGCCCGCGCCGCGCACGCCCGCCACGCCCGCCACTCCCGCCACGCCCGTCACGCCGCACACGCCGCTCACGCCGCACACGCCGCacacgccgcgcccgccgcaCACGCCTGACGACGTCATTCCCGAGGACAAAATCAAGTCCGAGGCCGACGACGGCTGGGAGTACTAAGACTTTAGCGATGCTCGCTCCGAGTGTGATAAAACGGGTCCCGAACTGTAAGGTGTTGACGTACCATATCACGTCCGAACGATTATTTATTGTGTGATAAGTGGTGTCGACCGGGGCGACAGTGAACATGTTACTGAGTAGCTAGTGTTTGTTGTAATTCGATTGTAAGGCCAAAGACTTTGTACATAATACCCTCGTAGCTTGTCGTGACACGCCGGACGCGGGCGCGTCCCCACCGGCACGAGAACAACTTGCGatacaaaaatatgcattttgctttaattttttaatgtaaactcGTACCCTGATTAGGTACAAATATCTGAGTATTTTTAAGTTACGGCTTTTAAATtcgattgtaaataaatataccaaatATGTGTCGAATATTGCCCGTGAACCAGACCCTGTATATAAGTAGGTTagacattattttgtaagataACTCAGTTGCTAATACAATTAGGGATAGGGAAGGTTCatttaattgttaatgaaaattataaagtgCAATCAGATGTAAATTTAAGCTATGGTTTAATGAGCCCCAGTTGaaaagtattattatgtttattagaaCCGGCgaggtttaaaatattataatcggGTTATAtaagtttaacatttaaattattatctaatgtttattttatactattctATGTTTTTctattgcattattttatagAACGCCGCGGGACCGCTCAACTTTGTGATGTAACTTGTCAGTTTACCATCGTTTAGCTTTCGTAAACTGTCAAGTCTGTTTCCGTACAATAGctatattgtttgtttcttttcatttttatatattttttagaaaatgtaCAAATCAAGACACAAAATAATACGATTAAGCAAGTAATGTATTGCTTAtggtttatagttttattttattttagcaataaatttgcttttaatcttatttttttattttatttttttccacctttattttcctttttttattaggaTATAAGTgaaagaaatgtaaatttaaaaggAACCATACTCCTTGCATCACgttgtacataattattattcagtttaaatgtaaataactaAGTAATTGAAATGCCACGTTAGACATAAACTAGGTAAGTAGGAAAATAGTTTAACCCAAAAAAACATACTTCGTAAAAGGGTAAAAATCATGAATAATCGAAATTATTGTCATTCTAAAAGTGTATCGAAATTGTAACGAAATTATGTCAGATAGATTTAGGCCTTCTGGATTCAATAAAAACGAACAGTTTggataaatttcaattttacatgaaaattatGAATTGTCTTAAAATACATCCATTTTTAGAAATACCAACATACATATCGAtgttatatataaacaataagttAGGTAAGTAATAGTGCGTAATAGTCAATATAAACCTTAGGCTGTTTAACAGTTAAAAGAACAGTTATTTTAACTCTCCGACTCCGTTGTATGAAGTGAAGgacattttttaacttaatgatTATTGATTTTTAGAGGCATTTCATAGCTTTTGctttaaaagaataatatacgtatattatgaatattattgttatttcatatAGCTGcttctaatacttttcaatatgCCTTACCCTGAGCCCGTTTTTAATCTGTTGACATCTGACTTAAGAGATCAGGTGAAATACCGTAGATAAATGTTTGCCATgtgacaaaacaaattattttaaagatttcatAAGATTTTCATAACACACGATGTGAATTTGTTagggatataaataaaatcacaaaagtGATCTTTAGTACACTCATAAATTCATTCTTACTTTATAATAGTGAATGAAACTACTTCCAACGATTTGACCGAGAAAAGTTGATTTTGAGGGTGCTCAAAACATTCGTTCATTGGACCTATAagtctgttaaaaatattagaagcaACTATTTATATATGATACGCCATCTTGTATTTATTGTTACGTTGAGTGTTGCCAGTTTAGTATGTACATAGAAACCCGGTAGTgaatagattattattatacgttatatccattataataatgaatagtattaaaaattatagcgataattattattgttcatatcataatattaattaataatgatgcTGAAAACCATTGTCTTCTTTCCGAACAATttctaaagttattaaaattaaaaataaagaaattgctaatcatattttgttttattttagtatgtgTTAGTAATTAGATGGACAACCAGGAAACTAAGCCTACGATAACCAAGGACTACAGTTACGATCAAACTGTTTTGTATAGTCTACAACACTTCATAAGATTACAAACCACgtgtgaaaacaaaaatggtaataaagaaaaaaaaagcaagctgaTTTTGATCGTCTACTAAAGGCTTGTACGTTACAGGTTCAATTCCCAACTGGCCAAATAATTTATAGGGGAATAATTAACGAATCCCTTcaaataactattaatattaaagtaataaaattaaatttaaatatttaataacaagaaAACCAAAACATTACATTAGACTAAATGGTTTAATCAACTTCCGTGATGGTTGGTCCGTCGCTGCCGCCCTTGCCGGGCTTCCCGCCGTGCAGCTTCCTCATGATGGGCGCGCACTCCCTGCAGACCTCCTTATACTTGTCCTCGTACTCGTCCTTCTCAGCCAGGCTGTTGGCCTCCAGCCAGCGCAGAGTATCGTCACACTTGCGGCGGATCTTCGAGCGCTCCATTTCATCCAACTTACTTCCTACTTCCTCAGTGGCCTGCTTCACACTGAACACGTAGTTCTCCAGTTTATTCCTCGCTACCACACGCTCCCGCTGCTTTTCATCATCGTCCTTGTACTTCTCAGCATCAGACAACATTCTATCTATCTCAGCTTGAGAGAGACGACCTTTATCgttctttataattatattcttactCTTGCCTGTACTGTTTTCTTTAGCGGACACGTTCAGGATGCCGTTTGCATCTAAATCAAAAGCAACATCTATCTGAGGCACGCCACGCGGTGCTGGAGGTATTCCAGTCAAGTCAAATGTTCCCAACAAGTTATTGTCCTTCGTCATCGCTCTTTCGCCTTCGTAAACTTGAATGGTTACTGCTGACTGATTGTCGGAATACGTCGTGAAGGTTTGCGAATGCTTGCAAGGTATCTTAGCATTGCGTTCAACGATAGCAGTCATAACGCCACCGGCTGTTTCGATGCCCAAGGATAGTGGAGCTACATCGACCAGCAGAACATCCTGGATCTTTTTGTGACGCTCCCCACTTAGTATAGCGGCTTGCACGGCTGCTCCGTAAGCTACCGCCTCGTCGGGATTAATGGATAAGTTTAACTTCTTTCCATTAAAGAAATTTTGTAGCAAACTTTGTATTTTTGGGATGCGTGTCGAGCCCCCGACTAGAACGATATCATGTATGCAACTTTTATCTAACTTAGCATCATTCAAAGCCTTCTCAACAGGCTCTATAGTTGTTCGGAACAAGTCAGAGTTCAGTTCTTCAAACCGTGCTCTTGATACTTTTGAAAAGAAATCTATACCTTCGTATAAAGCATCGATCTCAATGCTAGCCTCCGTGCTGGATGACAGCGTCCGTTTGGCCCTCTCAGCGGCCGTGCGAAGACGTCTTAGCGCTTTTGGATTGGAATTCAAATCTTTCTTATGCTTTCTTTTGAATTCGTCAGCAAGAAAATTAACCAGCCTACTATCAAAGTCTTCACCGCCAAGATGTGTATCGCCAGCAGTTGATTTAACTTCAAATAGAGAGCCTTCATCAATGGTTAGTACAGACACATCGAATGTCCCGCCTCCGAGATCAAAGATGAGCACATTACGCTCACCTCTTAGATTTTTGTCTAAACCATAAGCAAGAGCAGCAGCTGTAGGTTCATTTATAATGCGAAGGACGCTCAAGCCGGCAATGGCTCCAGCATCTTTAGTGGCTTGTCTCTGCGAATCATTAAAATAGGCCGGCACTGTAATTACTGCTTTTGTCACTGACTTCCCTAAGTACGCTGAGGCGACATCCTTCATCTTGATGAGTACCATGCTGCTGATCTCTTCAGGAGCGAAGCACTTAGTCTTTCCTTTATACGTAACCTGTATTTTAGGTTTTCCTCCTTCGTTGACAACTTTGAAAGGC is drawn from Trichoplusia ni isolate ovarian cell line Hi5 chromosome 18, tn1, whole genome shotgun sequence and contains these coding sequences:
- the LOC113503083 gene encoding homeobox protein cut isoform X4, with amino-acid sequence MHPTGAASLPAAPEAEVQAMHSMDWLFKKERIYLLAQFWQQRATLAEKEVTTLKEQLATTSPTPLQASVPLKTNGSHIDTTRDQATETRIDRYSPDIKEEKQDVDDDVEHKMEMAATARSNSNSSRSSPVVHQPGNLENELAAKEKEIAQLVEDVRRLQASLTALQEAHAQQLQRLEERLDEKKQHIARLEARLDTQRDYDDIKREISMLRALDLGGGERSLERKPELRSPSTAPSLRDNSVERERSAERRDTGGEEWPSTPPPLNNNTTHHNNNGPTPLPLPPPSPFRFEEHRTYRFAEDMGPLPPGALVGRLGDSLIPKGDPMEARLQEMLRYNIDKYANTNLDTLHISRRVRELLSVHNIGQRLFAKYVLGLSQGTVSELLSKPKPWDKLTEKGRDSYRKMHAWACDEAAIMLLKSLIPKKVGTKDGTGSVYGRPEGEGDDRLAHAIMNEAHLMKTPIGPPNNDDSRSCEDSSSPRTQCPSPFSNKESSQNRRLKKYENDDIPQEKVARIYQEELAKIMTRRVEDIRREGFPGGGMPPHMERPPEDIRMALEAYHRELAKIQPAGNIPNLHNLPGMPPFPNLLALQQQAMQQAQNQQMNGSGAVQDLSLPKDKNAKMNGMTDSDKERAMDAEEAIRHAGSAFSLVRPKLEPGQQSTGSSASSPLGNAILPPAITPNEDFSSSAAASPLQRMASITNSLISQPSNPPHHPPVQRSMKAVLPPITQQQFDLFNNLNTEDIVRRVKEALSQYSISQRLFGESVLGLSQGSVSDLLARPKPWHMLTQKGREPFIRMKMFLEDDNAVHKLVASQYKIAPEKLMRTGNYSGAPPCPPNMNKPMPPTQKMISDATSLLSKMQQEQLLGPGHLGHLGQPTPLLLTPPGFPPHHAVTLPPQHHDNNNKERKPPPPPQPHHQPPVMRNLHQHISPSVYEMAALTQDLDTQTITTKIKEALLANNIGQKIFGEAVLGLSQGSVSELLSKPKPWHMLSIKGREPFIRMQLWLSDAHNIDRLQALKNERREASKRRRSSGPGQDNSSDTSSNDTSEFYHSSSPGPTAGAPCAKKQRVLFSEEQKEALRLAFALDPYPNMPTIEFLAAELGLSSRTITNWFHNHRMRLKQQAPHGLPAEPPARDQSSAPFDPVQFRLLLNQRLLELQKERMGLAGVPLPYPPYFAANSNLAALISRGLIPPEDQVKDQSGGLDLSMPLKREPDGDDFEDDDVESNLGSEDSLDDESKTEPKAASTPAGRSSRRKPAAPQWVNPDWQDEKPRNPDEVIINGVCVMRSDDFRRESEETVRVEPSPVPREGSPAPRTPATPATPATPVTPHTPLTPHTPHTPRPPHTPDDVIPEDKIKSEADDGWEY